Proteins from a genomic interval of Ignavibacteriales bacterium:
- a CDS encoding PAS domain S-box protein, producing the protein MTVHYSKYGRVFDLLPEMILIVDAEQKIVDHNTAAAEGTGYPSNELLHSSLDLLLPAEQRRVLMSILKTNYGDQSLETKFVRSDKAVLDVQIDLRRLYSAERFYSVLIAKDITEQKKRELDYLRFSNVIQHTVNPIQITDASGKMVYVNPAFETASGYSKEELIGRNPRILNSGRHGTEFWKKVWEYIVQRKVWVGELENRRKDGSPFHTELVISPIVDGNDHIVGFMGAHRDITEQRILEQQLFRSQKMESIGTLAAGIAHEVGNPLTSISSLVQVIQRTTADEFAKDKLGLIKDQINRIARIIRDLVDFSRPSSYVIKPTDLNKVVREALNIVQYGKKVKDIAFTLELADDLPSLPVVPDQLAQVFINILMNAVDSLEGKPGSIWIQSRAHEDHAEVLVKDTGRGIDPGDREKIFEPFFTTKTVGQGTGLGLWVSYGIVESFNGDIEVESELGKGSTFKIKLPIKEE; encoded by the coding sequence AGTCCATTATTCGAAATATGGCCGGGTTTTCGACCTTCTGCCCGAGATGATCCTCATCGTGGACGCTGAGCAGAAGATCGTGGACCATAACACGGCCGCCGCCGAAGGGACGGGATACCCGTCGAACGAGCTCCTGCATAGCTCGTTGGATCTCCTGCTCCCTGCCGAGCAGCGCCGGGTGCTCATGAGTATCCTGAAGACAAATTACGGCGATCAATCGCTCGAGACGAAATTTGTCAGATCCGACAAGGCGGTATTGGATGTCCAGATCGACCTTCGGAGACTCTACTCGGCCGAGAGATTCTACTCCGTCCTTATTGCGAAAGATATCACCGAGCAGAAGAAGCGGGAACTCGATTATCTCAGGTTCTCGAACGTCATTCAGCATACCGTCAATCCGATTCAGATCACCGATGCCAGCGGGAAGATGGTCTACGTCAATCCCGCATTCGAGACAGCAAGCGGATATTCGAAGGAAGAACTCATCGGCAGGAACCCCAGGATCCTGAACAGTGGCAGGCACGGGACGGAATTCTGGAAGAAAGTCTGGGAATACATTGTGCAAAGGAAGGTATGGGTTGGCGAACTTGAGAATCGTCGAAAAGACGGGAGCCCATTCCACACGGAACTCGTTATTTCGCCGATCGTCGATGGCAACGACCATATCGTAGGCTTCATGGGAGCCCACAGGGACATCACCGAACAGCGGATATTGGAACAGCAGTTGTTCCGTTCTCAAAAAATGGAAAGCATCGGAACTCTGGCAGCCGGTATCGCGCACGAGGTCGGGAATCCGCTGACCTCGATCTCTTCGCTGGTCCAGGTGATCCAGCGGACGACAGCCGATGAGTTCGCAAAGGACAAGCTTGGTCTGATCAAAGACCAGATCAACCGGATCGCACGCATTATCCGCGACCTTGTCGATTTCTCGCGTCCGTCTTCGTACGTCATCAAGCCCACGGACCTGAACAAGGTTGTCCGTGAAGCGCTGAACATCGTGCAGTACGGGAAGAAAGTGAAAGACATCGCGTTTACGCTGGAACTGGCAGACGACCTGCCGAGTTTGCCTGTTGTCCCAGACCAGCTCGCGCAGGTGTTCATCAACATCCTGATGAACGCGGTTGATTCACTCGAGGGGAAACCGGGATCGATCTGGATACAGTCGCGCGCACATGAGGATCATGCGGAAGTGCTGGTGAAAGACACGGGACGGGGAATTGATCCCGGAGACCGCGAAAAAATCTTCGAGCCGTTCTTTACCACCAAGACGGTGGGGCAGGGGACGGGACTCGGGCTCTGGGTCAGCTACGGGATTGTCGAGAGTTTCAATGGCGACATCGAAGTGGAAAGTGAACTTGGCAAAGGGAGTACGTTCAAGATCAAGTTACCGATCAAAGAGGAGTAA